The proteins below are encoded in one region of Corynebacterium sphenisci DSM 44792:
- a CDS encoding FeoC-like transcriptional regulator has protein sequence MLSRLLRGRGAAAPAAAPARPLAAVEAAIAAGATSRAEIARATGLAGGTVDAAMAHLERTGRLTREAFAAPCAAAGCAGCPAAAGGACATDAGGRRGPVALVLRPRPAG, from the coding sequence ATGCTGAGCAGACTGCTGCGCGGCCGCGGCGCGGCCGCCCCCGCCGCCGCGCCGGCCCGGCCGCTGGCCGCGGTGGAGGCGGCCATCGCCGCCGGGGCCACCTCCCGGGCGGAGATCGCCCGGGCCACCGGCCTGGCCGGGGGCACCGTGGACGCCGCCATGGCCCACCTGGAGCGCACCGGGCGCCTAACCCGGGAGGCCTTCGCCGCGCCCTGCGCGGCCGCCGGCTGCGCGGGCTGCCCCGCGGCCGCCGGCGGGGCCTGCGCCACCGACGCCGGCGGCCGGCGCGGCCCGGTGGCCCTGGTGCTGCGCCCCCGGCCCGCCGGCTAG
- the miaA gene encoding tRNA (adenosine(37)-N6)-dimethylallyltransferase MiaA yields MVSRPPAPVAVVGPTASGKSALGLDLAERLGGEIVNVDSMQLYRGMDIGTAKVPPAQRRGIPHHQLDVLEVTEIASVAAYQRAAAADVAAILAAGRTPVLVGGSMMYVQALLDGWRFPPTDPAVRARWEAVQAEIGVPALHARLAEVDPAAAAVIEPRDPRRIVRALEVIELTGKPFAASRPGIGAEPRWGTRILGLGAGGAWLDGRIARRTAAMFAGGLVEEVAALAAAGLRRGATARRAIGYAQVLALLDGRLDRAGAEAETLRATRRYVRRQRSWFRRDPRIRWLDAAGADPLGEALAALGEAGTRPGE; encoded by the coding sequence GTGGTGAGCCGCCCACCGGCCCCGGTGGCGGTGGTCGGGCCCACCGCCAGCGGCAAATCGGCGCTCGGCCTGGACCTGGCCGAGCGGCTCGGCGGGGAGATCGTCAACGTCGACTCCATGCAGCTCTACCGGGGCATGGACATCGGCACCGCGAAGGTGCCGCCGGCGCAGCGCCGCGGGATCCCGCACCACCAGCTGGACGTGCTGGAGGTCACCGAGATCGCCTCGGTGGCGGCCTACCAGCGCGCCGCCGCCGCGGACGTGGCGGCGATCCTGGCCGCCGGGCGCACCCCGGTGCTGGTCGGCGGCTCCATGATGTACGTGCAGGCCCTCCTCGACGGCTGGCGCTTCCCGCCCACCGACCCGGCGGTGCGCGCCCGCTGGGAGGCGGTGCAGGCCGAGATCGGGGTGCCCGCCCTGCACGCCCGGCTCGCCGAGGTGGATCCGGCCGCGGCGGCCGTGATCGAGCCCCGGGATCCGCGCCGGATCGTGCGCGCCCTGGAGGTCATCGAGCTCACCGGGAAACCCTTCGCGGCCTCCCGGCCCGGGATCGGCGCCGAGCCGCGCTGGGGCACCCGGATCCTGGGCCTGGGCGCCGGGGGCGCCTGGTTGGACGGGCGGATCGCCCGGCGCACCGCGGCGATGTTCGCCGGCGGCCTCGTCGAGGAGGTCGCCGCCCTGGCGGCGGCGGGGCTGCGTCGGGGCGCCACCGCCCGCCGCGCGATCGGCTACGCCCAGGTGCTGGCGCTGCTCGACGGCCGGCTGGACCGGGCCGGGGCGGAGGCGGAGACCCTCCGGGCCACCCGGCGCTACGTCCGCCGGCAGCGCTCCTGGTTCCGCCGGGATCCGCGGATCCGCTGGCTGGACGCCGCCGGCGCGGACCCGCTGGGGGAGGCCCTGGCGGCGCTGGGGGAGGCCGGGACGCGCCCGGGGGAGTAG
- a CDS encoding energy-coupling factor ABC transporter ATP-binding protein, with the protein MPRIVFSGVTRDYAGRRVLGPVDLDLVEDRIGIIGPNGGGKSTLVRMINGLAEPSVGRVTVDGVDPSVEGRAVRRRVGFVFADADNQIVMPTVAEDVSFSLRQRRVPPRQRPAQVAAALRRVGLADHAGDSPHTLSGGQKQLLALTSVLVLEPDLIIADEPTTLLDLRNRRELAAVFRGLAQQLIVVSHDLDFLAGFDRVLCIEDGRVVDDGAPGPVIAGYLARMGG; encoded by the coding sequence ATGCCCCGGATCGTCTTCTCCGGGGTCACCCGCGACTACGCCGGGCGCCGGGTGCTCGGGCCGGTGGACCTGGACCTGGTCGAGGACCGGATCGGGATCATCGGGCCCAACGGGGGCGGCAAATCCACCCTGGTGCGCATGATCAACGGCCTGGCCGAGCCCAGCGTCGGCCGGGTCACCGTGGACGGGGTGGACCCCTCCGTCGAGGGCCGGGCGGTGCGCCGCCGGGTCGGCTTCGTCTTCGCCGACGCGGACAACCAGATCGTGATGCCCACCGTCGCCGAGGACGTCTCCTTCTCCCTGCGCCAGCGGCGGGTGCCGCCGCGGCAGCGCCCCGCGCAGGTCGCCGCGGCGCTGCGGCGGGTGGGCCTGGCCGACCACGCCGGGGACAGCCCGCACACCCTCTCCGGGGGCCAGAAGCAGCTGCTCGCGCTGACCTCGGTGCTGGTGCTGGAACCGGATCTCATCATCGCCGATGAGCCGACCACCCTGCTGGACCTGCGCAACCGCCGGGAGCTCGCCGCGGTCTTCCGCGGACTCGCCCAGCAGCTCATCGTGGTCAGCCACGATCTGGATTTCCTCGCCGGCTTCGACCGGGTGCTCTGCATCGAGGACGGCCGGGTGGTCGACGACGGCGCCCCGGGCCCGGTCATCGCCGGCTACCTCGCCCGGATGGGCGGTTGA
- the miaB gene encoding tRNA (N6-isopentenyl adenosine(37)-C2)-methylthiotransferase MiaB: MSAPPRRRRRLGRRCAAGLSSIAVTQPSNPSPPAPPAGAGRTYEVRTFGCQMNVHDSERLAGLLEDSGYRPAAAGQQADVVVFNTCAVRENADNRLYGTLGQLKPVKDAHPGMQIAVGGCMAQKDRELVVRKAPWVDVVFGTHNLGSLPALLDRAAHNRRAQVEIREALEDFPSVLPAKRESPYAGWVSVSVGCNNTCTFCIVPALRGRERDRRPGDILAEVSALAAQGVSEVTLLGQNVNAYGVHFDDPELPRDRSAFAKLLRACGGIEGLERVRFTSPHPAEFTDDVIEAMAATPNVCPQLHMPLQSGSDRILKAMRRSYRTRRFLGILDRVREALPEAAISTDIIVGFPGETEEDFAATLEVVERARFASAFTFQYSPRPGTPAATMADQVPPEVVAERYGRLLELQERISAEENARQVGRRLELLVTDNEGRRNRETGRMSGRARDGRLVHFAPGPEAGRIRPGDYLTVTVTGSAPHHLVADSPIAGHRRTRAGDMWQAGRTPTTAPVGVGLGLPTVGRPRPAAREERGCGCD; the protein is encoded by the coding sequence CTGAGCGCCCCGCCGCGGCGGCGCCGGCGATTGGGGCGGCGCTGCGCCGCGGGGCTATCCTCGATCGCCGTGACCCAGCCCAGCAACCCCAGTCCGCCGGCGCCGCCCGCCGGCGCCGGGCGCACCTACGAGGTGCGCACCTTCGGCTGCCAGATGAACGTGCACGACTCGGAGCGCCTCGCCGGGCTGCTCGAGGACAGCGGCTACCGCCCGGCCGCCGCCGGGCAGCAGGCCGATGTGGTGGTGTTCAACACCTGCGCGGTGCGGGAGAACGCCGACAACCGCCTCTACGGCACCCTCGGCCAGCTCAAGCCGGTCAAGGACGCCCACCCCGGGATGCAGATCGCCGTGGGCGGCTGCATGGCGCAGAAGGACCGGGAGCTGGTGGTGCGCAAGGCCCCCTGGGTGGACGTGGTCTTCGGCACCCACAACCTGGGCTCCCTGCCGGCGCTGCTGGACCGGGCGGCGCACAACCGCCGGGCCCAGGTGGAGATCCGGGAGGCCCTGGAGGACTTCCCCTCGGTGCTGCCCGCGAAACGCGAATCCCCCTACGCCGGCTGGGTGTCGGTGTCCGTGGGCTGCAACAACACCTGCACCTTCTGCATCGTGCCGGCGCTGCGCGGCCGGGAGCGCGACCGCCGCCCCGGCGATATCCTCGCCGAGGTCTCCGCGCTGGCCGCGCAGGGCGTCAGCGAGGTCACCCTGCTCGGCCAGAACGTCAACGCCTACGGGGTGCACTTCGACGATCCGGAGCTGCCCCGGGACCGCTCCGCCTTCGCCAAGCTGCTGCGCGCCTGCGGCGGTATCGAGGGCCTGGAGCGGGTGCGCTTCACCTCCCCGCATCCGGCGGAGTTCACCGATGACGTGATCGAGGCGATGGCGGCGACCCCCAACGTCTGCCCCCAGCTGCACATGCCCCTGCAGTCCGGCTCCGACCGGATCCTCAAGGCGATGCGCCGCTCCTACCGCACCCGTCGCTTCCTGGGCATCCTGGACCGGGTGCGCGAGGCGCTGCCGGAGGCGGCGATCAGCACCGACATCATCGTCGGCTTCCCCGGGGAGACCGAGGAGGACTTCGCCGCCACCCTGGAGGTCGTCGAGCGCGCCCGCTTCGCCTCCGCGTTCACCTTCCAGTACTCGCCGCGGCCGGGCACCCCGGCGGCCACCATGGCCGACCAGGTGCCCCCCGAGGTGGTCGCCGAACGCTACGGCCGGCTGCTCGAGCTGCAGGAGCGGATCAGCGCCGAGGAGAACGCCCGCCAGGTGGGCCGGCGGCTGGAGCTGCTGGTCACCGACAACGAGGGCCGGCGCAACCGGGAGACCGGGCGGATGTCCGGCCGGGCCCGCGACGGCCGGCTGGTGCACTTCGCCCCCGGCCCGGAGGCCGGGCGGATCCGGCCCGGGGACTATCTCACGGTCACCGTCACCGGTTCCGCGCCGCACCATCTGGTGGCCGATTCGCCGATCGCCGGCCACCGGCGCACCCGCGCCGGGGACATGTGGCAGGCCGGGCGCACCCCCACGACGGCGCCGGTGGGCGTCGGGCTAGGCTTGCCGACGGTGGGCCGGCCCCGGCCCGCCGCACGAGAGGAAAGGGGATGCGGCTGTGACTGA
- a CDS encoding DUF3046 domain-containing protein: protein MRLTEFHRNVLAEFGDVQGPWLVGSHVLTGFGVTAAEAIEAGADLREVWWALCRDNDVPPERWLGPDEAG, encoded by the coding sequence ATGCGCCTGACCGAGTTCCACCGCAACGTGCTCGCCGAGTTCGGCGATGTGCAGGGGCCCTGGCTGGTCGGCAGCCACGTGCTCACCGGGTTCGGGGTCACCGCCGCGGAGGCGATCGAGGCCGGCGCGGACCTGCGCGAGGTGTGGTGGGCGCTGTGCCGGGACAATGACGTGCCCCCGGAGCGGTGGCTCGGCCCCGATGAGGCGGGCTGA
- the dapF gene encoding diaminopimelate epimerase produces MRFAKGHGTENDFLILPDPDAALELGPDLVAALCERRAGLGADGVLRVARAGALVRAGVLPGLPAGVAAGDWFMDYRNADGSVAEMCGNGVRVFAHHLVSRGLAAGPRVRVGTRAGLRPVRVLAADRTRAEVRVDMGRVGVLGVAAAHLNGARYAGIGVDVGNPHLACVLPGLTAEALAGLELAGAPEFPEAMFPAGANLEILTPLAGDVVSMRVVERGAGETRSCGTGTVAAAAAALADAGRVAGEVSVRVPGGVVRVGIGAGGAAELTGPSVILAEGEVDPAALG; encoded by the coding sequence ATCCGCTTCGCCAAGGGCCACGGCACCGAGAACGACTTCCTGATCCTGCCCGATCCGGACGCGGCGCTGGAGCTGGGCCCGGACCTGGTCGCGGCGCTGTGCGAGCGGCGGGCGGGCCTCGGCGCGGACGGGGTGCTGCGGGTGGCCCGGGCGGGGGCGCTGGTGCGCGCCGGGGTGCTGCCCGGGCTGCCCGCCGGGGTGGCGGCGGGGGACTGGTTCATGGACTACCGCAACGCCGACGGGTCGGTGGCGGAGATGTGCGGCAACGGGGTGCGGGTCTTCGCGCACCACCTGGTCTCCCGGGGCCTGGCGGCCGGCCCCCGGGTGCGGGTGGGCACCCGGGCGGGGCTGCGCCCGGTGCGGGTGCTCGCCGCGGACCGCACCCGCGCCGAGGTGCGGGTGGACATGGGCCGGGTGGGCGTGCTCGGGGTGGCCGCGGCGCATCTGAACGGGGCCCGCTACGCCGGGATCGGGGTGGACGTGGGCAATCCGCACCTGGCCTGCGTGCTGCCGGGGCTCACCGCCGAGGCGCTGGCCGGGCTCGAGCTGGCCGGGGCGCCGGAGTTCCCGGAGGCGATGTTCCCGGCCGGGGCGAACCTGGAGATCCTCACCCCGCTGGCCGGGGACGTCGTGTCCATGCGGGTGGTCGAGCGCGGGGCGGGGGAGACCCGCTCCTGCGGCACCGGCACCGTGGCCGCCGCCGCGGCGGCGCTGGCCGACGCCGGCCGGGTGGCCGGGGAGGTCTCGGTGCGGGTGCCCGGCGGGGTGGTGCGGGTGGGGATCGGCGCCGGGGGCGCCGCCGAGCTCACCGGGCCCTCGGTGATCCTCGCCGAGGGGGAGGTGGACCCGGCCGCGCTGGGCTAG
- a CDS encoding DUF349 domain-containing protein: MTDGTHRPTPGPRPGPRPGPGPAPAAARTPAAPPAPAPEPDPDTWGRVDEAGNVFLRTAEGERQIGSWQAGEPAEALAHYANRYRDLATEVVVLESRLRTHPEEAARIAGDARTIREGLATAAVIGDLGALDARLEKVIDAAAGAGERVKRDKAARREKAIARKEALAAEAEELAEHSTEWKAAGDRIRAILEEWRTIRGIDRRTDDALWKRYARARDAFNRRRGAHFAELDRHRAAAKRAKEELIGEAEALQDSTDWGATAAAYRELMTRWKAAGRAPKDVDDRLWARFKAAQDRFFTARNAVTEQRDREFEANAEAKEALLAEYGPRIRPEEDLDAARAELRALQDKWEAVGFVPRGRVREFESRIAELERRVAEAADARWRRTDPEAQARVAQFESRAAEFAAEAERLAAAGAPEQKIAAARDSAAQWRDWADTARRALEEG; encoded by the coding sequence ATGACCGACGGAACCCACCGCCCCACGCCCGGGCCGCGCCCCGGACCCCGCCCCGGCCCCGGGCCCGCCCCGGCGGCCGCCCGCACCCCGGCCGCGCCGCCGGCCCCGGCCCCGGAACCCGACCCGGACACCTGGGGCCGGGTCGACGAGGCGGGCAACGTGTTCCTGCGCACCGCCGAGGGGGAACGCCAGATCGGCTCCTGGCAGGCCGGGGAGCCCGCCGAGGCGCTGGCGCACTACGCCAACCGGTACCGGGATCTGGCCACCGAGGTGGTGGTGCTGGAGTCCCGGCTGCGCACCCACCCGGAGGAGGCCGCCCGGATCGCCGGCGATGCCCGCACCATCCGGGAGGGCCTGGCCACCGCCGCGGTGATCGGGGATCTCGGGGCCCTGGACGCCCGCCTGGAGAAGGTGATCGACGCCGCGGCGGGTGCCGGGGAGCGGGTCAAGCGGGACAAGGCGGCCCGCCGGGAGAAGGCGATCGCGCGCAAGGAGGCCCTGGCCGCCGAGGCCGAGGAACTGGCCGAGCACTCCACCGAGTGGAAGGCCGCCGGGGACCGGATCCGGGCCATCCTCGAGGAGTGGCGCACCATCCGGGGCATCGACCGGCGCACCGATGACGCGCTGTGGAAGCGCTACGCCCGGGCCCGGGACGCCTTCAACCGGCGCCGCGGGGCGCATTTCGCGGAGCTGGACCGCCACCGGGCCGCCGCCAAACGCGCCAAGGAGGAGCTTATCGGCGAGGCGGAGGCGCTGCAGGACTCCACCGACTGGGGCGCCACCGCCGCGGCCTACCGGGAGCTGATGACCCGGTGGAAGGCCGCCGGCCGGGCCCCGAAGGACGTCGACGACCGGCTCTGGGCCCGGTTCAAGGCCGCCCAGGACCGCTTCTTCACCGCCCGCAACGCCGTCACCGAGCAGCGGGACCGCGAATTCGAGGCCAATGCGGAGGCCAAGGAGGCGCTGCTGGCCGAGTACGGCCCCCGGATCCGGCCCGAGGAGGATCTCGACGCCGCCCGCGCGGAGCTGCGCGCCCTGCAGGACAAGTGGGAGGCGGTGGGCTTCGTGCCGCGGGGCCGGGTCCGCGAGTTCGAGTCCCGGATCGCCGAGCTGGAGCGCCGGGTCGCCGAGGCCGCCGACGCCCGGTGGCGGCGCACCGACCCGGAGGCGCAGGCCCGGGTCGCCCAGTTCGAGTCCCGGGCCGCGGAGTTCGCCGCCGAGGCGGAGCGCCTGGCCGCCGCCGGTGCCCCGGAGCAGAAGATCGCCGCCGCCCGGGACAGCGCCGCGCAGTGGCGGGACTGGGCGGACACCGCCCGCCGCGCCCTCGAGGAGGGCTGA
- the feoB gene encoding ferrous iron transport protein B translates to MSADARATGPALADRPAAIAAAPGCHSCAGGAPAPAGAPVIGLVGAPNAGKSTLFNALTGAKVQMGNWPGTTVEVARGAWRTEAGVYDVIDFPGTYSLEPLSPDEHLTREMLVEKPPAERPDLVLVAVDATNLARGLYLACQVAELPYRVVAVLTKSDVARAHGAEIDAAALADELGFPVVDCDPRRRAGVAAIAPVVAAALAGCATVLHPAPEGAEPGEDAAVERRFARIDAAVAAARSGAGDRVTASDRFDRVALHPVAGPLLFLAAMWLVFQITTTVAAPLQDGLESLVTGPLSDAARALLAAVGLGGPVATGLIVDGLIGGVGMVLTFAPLMALMFLCLAVLEDSGYMARAAVVTDRVMRAIGLPGKAFIPLIVGFGCNVPAISATRVLGNPRHRLLTALLIPFTSCSARLTVYVMLAATFFPGHAGTVVFAMYLISIGLIVATGLVLRHTLWRTMGSEPLVIDLPTYQLPTPRLALSVTWIRLRGFLRTAGGIIVATVAVVWALQSIPVVDGYGIADEDLAPRDSVYGAVSETIAPVFEPAGYGSWSLTGTLITGFVAKEAVISTWAQTYAVDDVTDAAPEEQAGSALAERTRADFAEASGGHPIAAVWAFMVFLLAYTPCVATLAAQKREIGLRWTLFGLVVQLLGAWLLSVAVFQTLAALL, encoded by the coding sequence ATGAGCGCCGACGCCCGCGCCACCGGCCCCGCGCTCGCGGACCGCCCCGCCGCCATCGCCGCCGCCCCCGGCTGCCACTCCTGCGCCGGCGGCGCCCCCGCCCCCGCCGGGGCACCGGTGATCGGCCTGGTCGGCGCCCCCAACGCCGGCAAATCCACCCTCTTCAACGCCCTCACCGGGGCGAAGGTGCAGATGGGCAACTGGCCCGGCACCACCGTCGAGGTCGCCCGGGGGGCCTGGCGCACCGAGGCCGGGGTCTACGACGTGATCGACTTCCCCGGCACCTACTCCCTGGAGCCGCTGAGCCCGGACGAGCACCTCACCCGGGAGATGCTCGTGGAGAAGCCCCCGGCGGAGCGGCCGGATCTGGTGCTCGTCGCCGTGGACGCCACCAACCTGGCCCGCGGGCTCTACCTGGCCTGCCAGGTCGCCGAACTGCCCTACCGGGTGGTCGCGGTGCTCACCAAATCCGATGTCGCCCGCGCGCACGGCGCCGAGATCGACGCCGCCGCCCTGGCCGATGAGCTGGGCTTCCCGGTGGTGGACTGCGATCCGCGGCGCCGCGCCGGGGTGGCCGCCATCGCCCCGGTGGTCGCCGCCGCCCTCGCCGGCTGCGCCACCGTGCTGCATCCCGCGCCGGAGGGCGCCGAGCCCGGGGAGGACGCCGCGGTGGAGCGCCGCTTCGCCCGGATCGACGCCGCGGTCGCCGCGGCGCGCTCCGGGGCCGGCGACCGGGTCACCGCCTCCGACCGCTTCGACCGGGTGGCGCTGCACCCGGTGGCCGGGCCGCTGCTCTTCCTCGCCGCGATGTGGCTGGTCTTCCAGATCACCACCACCGTCGCCGCACCCCTCCAGGACGGCCTGGAATCCCTGGTCACCGGGCCGCTCTCGGATGCGGCGCGCGCCCTGCTGGCGGCGGTGGGCCTGGGCGGGCCGGTGGCCACCGGCCTCATCGTGGACGGGCTCATCGGCGGCGTCGGCATGGTGCTCACCTTCGCGCCCCTGATGGCGCTGATGTTCCTCTGCCTCGCGGTGCTGGAGGACTCCGGGTACATGGCCCGGGCCGCGGTGGTCACCGACCGGGTGATGCGCGCCATCGGGCTGCCCGGCAAGGCCTTCATCCCGCTCATCGTCGGCTTCGGCTGCAACGTGCCCGCGATCTCCGCCACCCGGGTGCTCGGCAACCCCCGGCACCGGCTGCTCACCGCGCTGCTCATCCCCTTCACCTCCTGCTCGGCGCGGCTCACCGTCTACGTCATGCTCGCGGCGACCTTCTTCCCCGGCCACGCCGGCACCGTGGTCTTCGCGATGTACCTCATCTCGATCGGGCTGATCGTGGCCACCGGGCTGGTGCTGCGGCACACCCTGTGGCGCACCATGGGCTCCGAGCCGCTGGTCATCGACCTGCCCACCTACCAGCTGCCCACCCCGCGGCTGGCGCTGTCGGTGACCTGGATCCGGCTCCGGGGCTTCCTGCGCACCGCCGGCGGGATCATCGTGGCCACCGTCGCGGTGGTGTGGGCGCTGCAGTCCATCCCGGTGGTCGACGGCTACGGCATCGCCGACGAGGACCTCGCCCCCCGGGACAGCGTCTACGGGGCGGTCTCGGAGACCATCGCCCCGGTCTTCGAACCCGCCGGCTACGGCTCCTGGTCGCTCACCGGCACCCTCATCACCGGCTTCGTCGCCAAGGAGGCGGTGATCTCCACCTGGGCGCAGACCTACGCCGTCGACGACGTCACCGACGCCGCCCCGGAGGAGCAGGCCGGCTCCGCGCTCGCCGAGCGCACCCGGGCGGATTTCGCGGAGGCCTCCGGCGGGCACCCCATCGCCGCGGTGTGGGCCTTCATGGTCTTCCTGCTCGCCTACACCCCCTGCGTGGCCACGCTGGCCGCCCAGAAACGCGAAATCGGCCTGCGCTGGACCCTGTTCGGGCTGGTGGTGCAGCTGCTCGGCGCCTGGCTGCTCTCCGTGGCGGTCTTCCAGACCCTCGCCGCGCTGCTCTAG
- a CDS encoding biotin transporter BioY encodes MNKTALRDLVLIAAFAALIIVLGAVAVPVGAAGVPIVLQNMGIALAAMLLGPRRGFLTVALFLGVGLLGVPNLAGFKPTLAALPGPTVGYLVGYLATPLIVGALTARRPRGTAAQVGVFALAGLAGVAAQYLLGSAGLVLRADMAPGAALAANVVFIPGDVAKVVVAALIAVPVLRALPELRPRRAGGVA; translated from the coding sequence GTGAACAAGACAGCCCTCCGGGACCTCGTCCTCATCGCGGCCTTCGCCGCCCTCATCATCGTCCTCGGCGCGGTGGCCGTGCCCGTCGGCGCCGCCGGGGTGCCCATCGTGCTGCAGAACATGGGCATCGCCCTGGCCGCCATGCTGCTCGGGCCCCGCCGCGGCTTCCTCACCGTCGCCCTCTTCCTCGGCGTCGGCCTGCTCGGGGTGCCCAACCTCGCCGGGTTCAAGCCCACCCTCGCCGCGCTGCCCGGGCCCACCGTCGGCTACCTGGTGGGCTACCTGGCCACCCCGCTCATCGTCGGCGCGCTGACCGCCCGCCGGCCCCGCGGCACCGCCGCCCAGGTGGGCGTCTTCGCCCTGGCCGGGCTGGCCGGCGTCGCCGCCCAGTACCTGCTCGGCTCCGCGGGCCTGGTGCTCCGGGCGGACATGGCCCCCGGGGCGGCGCTGGCCGCCAACGTGGTGTTCATCCCCGGCGACGTGGCCAAGGTCGTGGTCGCCGCGCTCATCGCGGTACCGGTGCTGCGCGCCCTGCCGGAGCTGCGCCCCCGCCGCGCCGGCGGCGTCGCGTAG
- a CDS encoding FeoA family protein, with product MPKPSPTPAPGSVPGTVTLDRVPVGATAVLAAPRTEPRLCRRLAELGLRPGMSVVVGQRTAAGGRVLRSGGSRYAVDQATLREMDVLA from the coding sequence ATGCCGAAGCCCAGCCCCACCCCAGCACCCGGATCCGTCCCCGGGACCGTCACCCTGGACCGGGTGCCCGTCGGCGCCACCGCGGTGCTCGCGGCCCCGCGCACCGAACCCCGGCTGTGCCGGCGCCTCGCCGAACTGGGGCTGCGCCCCGGGATGAGCGTCGTCGTCGGCCAGCGCACCGCCGCCGGCGGCCGGGTGCTGCGCAGCGGCGGCTCCCGCTACGCCGTCGACCAGGCCACCCTGCGCGAGATGGACGTGCTCGCATGA
- a CDS encoding regulatory protein RecX produces MGDPAAGPDPDQVARLRRALAAAERGADGSGIVDLDRERAKAPLRARALRLLDQRARATEELRRRLAEDDDAPAELIAEVLADLRSAGLLDDAAFAAEWVRQRARRRGKSRRVLDRELRDKGVSAADRDAALDQVGDAEEEATAAAVAAKRTAAIRRVPADRAERDRDLRRVLGALARRGFPQEVAMRRARAALAERYAELDGGGPG; encoded by the coding sequence GTGGGCGACCCGGCCGCCGGCCCGGACCCGGACCAGGTGGCGCGGCTGCGCCGGGCGCTGGCCGCCGCCGAACGCGGCGCCGACGGCTCCGGCATCGTCGACCTCGACCGGGAGCGGGCCAAGGCGCCGCTGCGCGCCCGGGCGCTGCGGCTGCTCGACCAGCGCGCCCGCGCCACCGAGGAGCTGCGCCGCCGCCTGGCCGAGGACGACGACGCCCCGGCCGAGCTGATCGCCGAGGTGCTCGCCGATCTGCGCTCCGCCGGGCTGCTCGACGACGCCGCCTTCGCCGCGGAATGGGTGCGCCAGCGCGCCCGGCGCCGCGGCAAATCCCGGCGGGTGCTGGACCGGGAGCTGCGCGACAAGGGCGTCTCCGCCGCCGACCGGGACGCCGCCCTGGACCAGGTCGGCGACGCCGAGGAGGAGGCCACCGCCGCGGCGGTGGCCGCCAAACGGACCGCCGCGATCCGGCGGGTGCCCGCCGACCGCGCCGAGCGGGACCGGGACCTGCGCCGGGTGCTCGGCGCCCTGGCCCGCCGCGGCTTCCCGCAGGAGGTGGCCATGCGCCGGGCCCGCGCCGCCCTGGCCGAGCGCTACGCCGAACTCGACGGCGGCGGCCCCGGCTGA
- the recA gene encoding recombinase RecA: protein MAKKKTVSAASGGDRLKALDVALANIEKDFGKGAVMRLGDEDRPPIQAISSGNIAVDVALGIGGFPRGRVVEIYGPESSGKTTVALHAVAEAQRAGGIAAFIDAEHALDPEYARKLGVDTDNLLVSQPDTGEQALEITDMLIRSGAIDIIVVDSVAALTPKAEIDGEMGDSHVGLQARLMSQALRKMTGALSNSGTTAIFINQLREKIGVMFGSPETTTGGKALKFYASVRCDVRRIQTLKDGQDAVGSRTKLKVVKNKVSPPFKIAEFDILYGEGISKEGSLIDMGVDNGIVKKSGSWFTYEGDQLGQGKEKARMHLKENPDLAREIEDKIKRKLGVGEYANVEEEPDADAPVDLVPDIDSFDDGK from the coding sequence GTGGCGAAGAAGAAGACCGTTTCGGCGGCCTCCGGCGGGGATCGGCTCAAGGCGCTCGACGTGGCCCTGGCCAATATCGAGAAGGACTTCGGCAAGGGCGCGGTGATGCGCCTGGGCGATGAGGACCGGCCGCCGATCCAGGCGATCTCCTCGGGCAACATCGCCGTGGACGTGGCCCTGGGCATCGGCGGCTTCCCGCGCGGCCGGGTGGTGGAGATCTACGGCCCGGAGTCCTCCGGCAAGACCACCGTGGCCCTGCACGCCGTCGCCGAGGCGCAGCGCGCCGGCGGGATCGCCGCCTTCATCGACGCCGAGCACGCCCTGGACCCCGAGTACGCCCGCAAGCTCGGCGTGGACACCGACAACCTGCTGGTCTCCCAGCCGGACACCGGGGAGCAGGCCCTGGAGATCACCGATATGCTGATCCGCTCCGGGGCGATCGACATCATCGTGGTGGACTCGGTGGCCGCGCTCACCCCGAAGGCGGAGATCGACGGGGAGATGGGCGACAGCCACGTCGGCCTGCAGGCCCGGCTGATGAGCCAGGCGCTGCGCAAGATGACCGGGGCGCTGTCCAACTCCGGCACCACCGCCATCTTCATCAACCAGCTGCGCGAGAAGATCGGCGTGATGTTCGGCTCCCCGGAGACCACCACCGGCGGCAAGGCCCTGAAGTTCTACGCCTCGGTGCGCTGCGATGTGCGCCGGATCCAGACCCTCAAGGACGGCCAGGACGCGGTGGGCAGCCGCACCAAGCTCAAGGTGGTGAAGAACAAGGTCTCCCCGCCGTTCAAGATCGCCGAGTTCGACATCCTCTACGGGGAGGGCATCTCCAAGGAGGGCTCGCTCATCGACATGGGCGTGGACAACGGGATCGTGAAGAAGTCCGGCTCCTGGTTCACCTACGAGGGCGATCAGCTCGGCCAGGGCAAGGAGAAGGCCCGGATGCACCTGAAGGAGAACCCGGACCTGGCCCGCGAGATCGAGGACAAGATCAAGCGCAAGCTGGGCGTGGGCGAGTACGCCAACGTCGAGGAGGAGCCGGACGCGGACGCCCCGGTGGACCTGGTCCCGGACATCGACTCCTTCGACGACGGGAAGTAG